In a genomic window of Lacrimispora sp. BS-2:
- a CDS encoding thioredoxin domain-containing protein, translated as MAHESFEDQEAAEILNRYYVAIKVDREERPDIDSVYMSVCQALTGSGGWPLTIIMTPEQKPFYAGTYLPKYSRWGSAGLLDVLTSIRKLWENEKHKLLEAGDEITGYLNKEETSVNNEGREPAKEMFLSAADLLKRSFDKRWGGFGRAPKFPMPHNLLFLLRHHFFEKDKDALLAAEKTLRQMYRGGIYDHIGGGFSRYSTDEKWLVPHFEKMLYDNALLLYAYAEAFAITEDSLYARVSRGILRYVREVLTDEQGGFYCGQDADSEGVEGKFYTFRKEEIEQVLKDDADEFCKWFGISEKGNFEGKNIPNLIENENYGISSEKLENLCKKLYDYRITRTTLHTDDKILTSWNGLMIGALAKSYEVLGDDWCLDAAKNAQAFIEKYLTSDKGRLFIRYREGQAVHDGQLDDYAFYAFGLLELYEASFDIRYLNIASEISEKMLELFFDEAQGGFYMYAHDRDKLISRPKELYDGALPSGNSVAAYVLSRLYHLTGKIKWQTTLEKQVSYLTQEVEKSSANYCFSLLAFQSLLYPSTEIVCVSGEDSILKEIQGLQRSRTPDVSVILKTSLNQEALAEAAPFTADYPIPSEGTSYYVCRNGACLKPVKGMAELKKVMQSL; from the coding sequence ATGGCTCATGAGTCCTTTGAGGACCAGGAAGCAGCGGAAATTCTTAACAGGTATTATGTGGCCATAAAGGTTGACAGGGAAGAGCGGCCGGATATTGATTCCGTATACATGTCGGTCTGCCAGGCGCTCACCGGTTCCGGTGGATGGCCTCTTACGATCATTATGACGCCGGAACAAAAACCATTTTATGCCGGGACTTATTTGCCAAAATATTCAAGATGGGGTTCCGCCGGTCTTCTGGATGTTTTGACCTCTATCCGGAAGCTTTGGGAAAATGAGAAACATAAGCTTCTGGAAGCGGGAGATGAGATAACCGGATATTTAAACAAAGAAGAGACTTCTGTTAATAATGAGGGCAGGGAACCTGCAAAGGAAATGTTTCTGTCAGCTGCGGATCTGCTAAAACGGTCCTTTGATAAGAGATGGGGAGGTTTTGGAAGGGCGCCTAAATTTCCCATGCCTCACAATCTTCTTTTCCTTTTAAGACATCACTTTTTTGAAAAAGATAAAGACGCTCTTCTTGCTGCGGAAAAGACTCTTAGGCAGATGTACCGGGGCGGTATTTATGACCACATTGGAGGCGGCTTTTCCCGCTATTCCACCGATGAAAAATGGCTGGTACCTCATTTTGAGAAAATGCTGTATGACAATGCGCTCTTGCTGTATGCCTATGCGGAAGCTTTTGCCATAACGGAAGACAGCCTTTATGCCAGAGTATCCAGGGGAATCCTTCGATACGTCCGGGAGGTGCTGACTGATGAGCAGGGTGGATTTTACTGTGGTCAGGACGCTGACAGCGAAGGGGTGGAAGGGAAGTTTTATACGTTCCGGAAGGAAGAGATCGAGCAGGTCCTTAAGGACGATGCAGATGAATTCTGCAAATGGTTTGGAATTTCGGAAAAGGGCAATTTTGAGGGAAAGAATATTCCCAATCTCATTGAAAATGAAAATTACGGCATTAGCAGTGAAAAGTTGGAAAATCTGTGTAAAAAGCTTTATGATTACCGGATAACAAGGACAACCCTTCATACGGATGATAAGATATTGACTTCCTGGAACGGACTTATGATCGGAGCACTTGCAAAATCATATGAGGTTTTGGGAGATGACTGGTGCCTCGATGCGGCAAAAAATGCGCAGGCGTTTATCGAGAAGTATCTGACCTCTGATAAGGGCAGGCTCTTTATCCGCTACAGGGAGGGCCAGGCAGTTCACGACGGGCAGCTTGATGATTATGCGTTTTATGCCTTTGGCCTGCTGGAGCTTTATGAAGCTTCCTTTGATATCAGGTATCTAAACATTGCCTCTGAAATCTCAGAAAAGATGCTAGAACTATTTTTCGATGAAGCTCAGGGAGGCTTTTATATGTATGCCCACGACAGGGATAAGCTGATCAGCCGTCCAAAGGAGCTTTATGACGGCGCGCTTCCTTCAGGAAATTCTGTGGCGGCTTATGTCCTAAGCAGGCTTTATCATCTGACCGGGAAAATCAAATGGCAGACCACCCTTGAAAAGCAGGTTTCTTATCTGACGCAGGAAGTGGAGAAAAGCTCTGCAAACTACTGCTTTTCCCTGCTGGCATTCCAAAGCCTCCTTTATCCGTCTACGGAAATTGTATGTGTTTCCGGTGAGGATTCTATATTAAAAGAAATACAGGGGCTGCAAAGAAGCCGGACGCCTGATGTAAGTGTAATATTAAAAACTTCTCTGAACCAGGAAGCCCTGGCAGAAGCCGCTCCGTTTACAGCGGATTATCCGATTCCGTCTGAGGGAACCAGCTATTATGTATGCCGCAATGGGGCTTGTTTGAAGCCTGTAAAAGGCATGGCTGAATTAAAAAAAGTAATGCAATCCCTGTAG